One segment of Rosa chinensis cultivar Old Blush chromosome 6, RchiOBHm-V2, whole genome shotgun sequence DNA contains the following:
- the LOC112172222 gene encoding uncharacterized protein LOC112172222, giving the protein MYSLTVKPSFLLVPKSSSSSSAYSWVASSSTVSFPIKTKSRGSRISLRIVAYDSSKNNNGLNSGDSKPPNGTVPKSRRDILLEYVKNVQPEFMELFVKRAPQQVVDAMRQTVTNMIGTLPPQFFTVTVSTVAENLAQLMYSIMMTGYMFQNAQYRLELQQSLEPVALPEGQEKKDAPEYAPGTQKTNVSGEVIRWNNVSGPEKIDAKKYIELLEAEIEELNNEVGRKSANGQNELLEYLKSLEPQNLKELTNTAGDDVVVAMDTFIKRLLAVSDPSQMKASVTSTTAPELAKLLYWLMVVGYSLRNIEVRFDMERVLGNPPKLAELPPGENV; this is encoded by the exons ATGTATTCCTTGACGGTGAAGCCCTCTTTTCTTCTTGTACcaaaatcatcttcttcttcatctgctTATTCTTGGGTTGCGTCGTCTTCTACGGTTAGTTTCCCAATAAAGACCAAAAGCAGGGGCAGCAGAATCAGTTTGAGAATTGTGGCTTACGATTCTTCCAAGAACAACAATGGGCTCAACTCCGGTGATTCCAAACCTCCCAACGGCACTGTG CCAAAGAGCAGGAGGGATATACTATTGGAGTATGTAAAAAATGTGCAGCCTGAATTTATGGAGCTGTTTGTAAAGAGAGCGCCCCAGcag GTGGTTGATGCAATGCGCCAAACTGTGACAAACATGATTGGAACACTACCCCCACAATTTTTTACAGTCACAGTGTCCACC GTTGCCGAAAATCTTGCACAACTTATGTACAGCATCATGATGACTGGATATATGTTTCAAAATGCACAGTACAGGTTGGAACTGCAGCAAAGTTTAGAGCCAGTTGCTCTTCCCGAAGGGCAAGagaaaaag GATGCACCAGAGTATGCACCTGGTACACAGAAGACGAATGTGTCAGGGGAAGTTATTAGGTGGAATAATGTTTCTGGCCCTGAGAAAATAGATGCTAAGAAGTACATAGAGTTACTTGAAGCAGAGATTGAGGAATTGAATAATGAAGTTGGTAGGAAATCTGCAAATGGACAAAATGAATTGTTGGAGTATCTCAAGTCTCTCGAGCCCCAAAATTTAAAG GAGTTGACTAATACTGCTGGAGACGATGTTGTGGTTGCAATGGATACATTCATCAAGCGGCTTTTGGCTGTTTCAGATCCTAGCCAAATGAAG GCTAGTGTAACATCAACAACTGCACCAGAACTTGCAAAGCTGCTTTATTGGCTAATGGTAGTCGGATATAGTCTTCGCAACATTGAAGTTCGTTTTGATATGGAACGAGTACTTGGGAATCCTCCAAAGCTCGCAGAATTGCCTCCAGGTGAAAATGTTTAA
- the LOC112172221 gene encoding pentatricopeptide repeat-containing protein At1g76280 isoform X1 has protein sequence MHRALARIPLRSIAESFSHLHHGRRIVVAERLDYSRTLTISTGRDVLWNGAESTTMNLQIQIVKALKLGKRGEASNLLLSLGQGNDVKGADDFMHILKYCATSPDPLFVMEAWTIMDEKEISLNSLCSALMVEALCNGGYLEEALKLINFLKESHGIYPVLHVYNTFLKACTKMQSMVYANQCLELMDRRKVGKNEVTYALLLKLAVWQQNLSVAHEVWKDYIKHYSLSIIPLQKFLLSFSKLGDLKSACKTLQYMVALVIRGKASVNKSIKGKLYSSGLDIPIPLNCELGLKKLNLKENEQSVPSRYCENLDGHVVFVDQCTSFGLGFGETKSVPADGLNIDISTPVMELLRCSFTNLIYACAELRNGGLAEQLVLQMQKLGFQINSHVYDGLIRAIVPERGFSSGMEILKSMQQRNLKPYDRTLATLSIGCSKALELGLAETLLDQISVYSHPHAFNAFLAACDIMDQPENAVLMLAKMKHLQVTPNIWTYEQLFSLFGNVNAPYEEGNMLSQVDAAKRIKAIEMDMANYGIQHSFLSMNNLLKALGAEGMTRELIHYLHVAENLFCRNHIYLGTPIYNTVLHSLVESEESQMAIKMFKNMKSCGVPADAATYTIMIECCKILRCYRSACALVSMMLRDGFYPVTITYTALIKTLLEDDIIDEALNLLDQASSEGNKLDTLVFNTILRKACEKELIDVVEFLVEWMHQEKIRPDSGTCSCVFTAYTNCGFYSTAMEALQVLSMRIICDEDGSCSEKRKFEDDYIFAEDKGAESHIIQHFKDSKEDLAVALLNLRWCAVLGFPISWLPDQSPWAKRLSTNYTARIGAT, from the exons ATGCACAGAGCTCT GGCCAGGATTCCATTGCGCTCCATTGCAGAATCATTTTCACACCTCCACCAT GGACGAAGAATTGTTGTTGCTGAGAGACTGGACTATTCTCGAACTCTTACTATTTCAACTG GTCGAGATGTTTTATGGAATGGAGCAGAATCAACTACGATGAATTTGCAGATACAAATTGTTAAGGCTCTGAAATTGGGTAAAAGAGGCGAAGCCTCCAATCTTCTTTTGAGTCTAGGCCAGGGAAATGACGTTAAAGGAGCTGATGATTTCATGCATATTCTAAAGTACTGTGCCACGTCACCTGATCCTTTG TTTGTCATGGAAGCTTGGACAATAATGGATGAGAAAGAGATTAGTCTGAATAGCCTTTGCTCCGCACTAATGGTGGAAGCTCTATGTAATGGAGGATACTTGGAGGAG GCATTAAAGTTGATAAATTTTCTTAAAGAAAGTCATGGTATCTATCCGGTTCTACATGTCTACAACACTTTTTTGAAAGCTTGTACCAAAATGCAAAGTATGGTTTATGCCAATCAGTGTTTGGAATTGATGGATCGGCGAAAGGTGGGGAAGAATGAAGTTACATATGCACTGCTTCTCAAG CTTGCAGTTTGGCAACAAAACCTGTCTGTAGCCCATGAAGTTTGGAAGGACTATATCAAACACTACAGTCTGAGCATTATCCCTCTGCAAAAGTTTCTTTTGTCCTTTAGTAAGTTGGGAGATTTAAAATCTGCATGCAAGACATTGCAATATATGGTGGCTTTAGTCATCAGGGGAAAGGCTTCTGTTAATAAATCTATTAAGGGAAAGTTGTATTCTTCAGGATTGGACATTCCTATACCTTTGAACTGTGAATTAGGCTTGAAGAAACTTAATTTGAAGGAGAATGAACAGTCTGTCCCTTCCAGATACTGCGAGAATTTGGATGGCCATGTTGTTTTTGTGGATCAATGCACTAGTTTTGGCTTGGGTTTTGGAGAAACTAAGAGTGTTCCAGCGGATGGTCTTAATATTGATATAAGTACTCCTGTTATGGAGCTTTTGAGATGTTCGTTCACGAACTTGATATATGCTTGTGCAGAATTAAGAAATGGTGGCCTGGCTGAGCAGTTAGTCCTACAG ATGCAAAAATTGGGGTTTCAAATAAATAGCCATGTGTACGATGGCTTAATCAGAGCAATTGTTCCAGAAAGAGGTTTCAGCAGTGGGATGGAAATT TTGAAAAGTATGCAGCAGAGAAATTTAAAGCCATATGATCGCACTCTTGCAACCCTTTCAATAGGTTGTAGCAAGGCATTAGAATTGGGTTTAGCTGAGACTCTACTGGATCAAATATCTGTGTATTCACATCCACATGCTTTTAATGCTTTTCTTGCAGCATGTGACATTATG GATCAACCTGAAAATGCCGTGCTGATGCTAGCTAAAATGAAACATCTACAAGTCACGCCAAATATATGGACATATGAGCAGCTGTTTTCCTTATTTGGTAACGTGAATGCCCCATATGAAGAGGGCAACATGTTGTCACAGGTAGATGCTGCTAAACGGATTAAAGCTATAGAAATGGATATGGCGAACTATGGCATTCAGCACAGTTTTTTGTCAATGAATAACTTG CTGAAAGCCCTTGGAGCAGAAGGGATGACGAGAGAGCTGATCCATTATTTACATGTGGCAGAGAATCTTTTTTGTCGTAATCACATTTATCTGGGAACACCTATCTATAATACGGTGTTGCATTCACTTGTTGAGAGTGAGGAA AGCCAAATGGCAATTAAGATGTTTAAAAACATGAAGTCATGTGGTGTCCCAGCAGATGCTGCAACTTATACTATAATGATCGAGTGTTGTAAAATTCTCAGATGTTACAGATCTGCTTGTGCATTGGTTTCTATGATGTTGCGAGATGGCTTTTACCCTGTAACAATAACTTACACTGCTCTCATAAAG ACTTTGTTGGAAGATGATATCATTGATGAAGCACTGAATCTTTTGGATCAAGCCAGCTCAGAAGGGAATAAACTTGATACTTTAGTTTTCAATACCATTCTTCGAAAAGCCTGTGAAAAG GAACTGATTGATGTAGTTGAGTTTCTTGTTGAGTGGATGCACCAAGAAAAAATCCGGCCTGATTCAGGGACGTGCTCTTGTGTTTTCACTGCATATACGAACTGTGGTTTTTACAGCACAGCCATGGAAGCATTGCAGGTTTTGAGTATGCGTATAATATGTGACGAAGATGGAAGCTgttcagaaaagagaaaatttgaggACGACTATATCTTTGCTGAAGACAAGGGAGCTGAATCCCATATAATCCAGCATTTTAAAGATTCTAAAGAGGACTTGGCTGTTGCCCTACTGAATTTAAGATGGTGCGCGGTGCTTGGCTTCCCAATTTCTTGGTTGCCTGATCAAAGCCCGTGGGCAAAAAGACTCTCAACTAACTATACTGCCAGGATAGGAGCTACCTAA
- the LOC112172221 gene encoding pentatricopeptide repeat-containing protein At1g76280 isoform X3, with protein MNLQIQIVKALKLGKRGEASNLLLSLGQGNDVKGADDFMHILKYCATSPDPLFVMEAWTIMDEKEISLNSLCSALMVEALCNGGYLEEALKLINFLKESHGIYPVLHVYNTFLKACTKMQSMVYANQCLELMDRRKVGKNEVTYALLLKLAVWQQNLSVAHEVWKDYIKHYSLSIIPLQKFLLSFSKLGDLKSACKTLQYMVALVIRGKASVNKSIKGKLYSSGLDIPIPLNCELGLKKLNLKENEQSVPSRYCENLDGHVVFVDQCTSFGLGFGETKSVPADGLNIDISTPVMELLRCSFTNLIYACAELRNGGLAEQLVLQMQKLGFQINSHVYDGLIRAIVPERGFSSGMEILKSMQQRNLKPYDRTLATLSIGCSKALELGLAETLLDQISVYSHPHAFNAFLAACDIMDQPENAVLMLAKMKHLQVTPNIWTYEQLFSLFGNVNAPYEEGNMLSQVDAAKRIKAIEMDMANYGIQHSFLSMNNLLKALGAEGMTRELIHYLHVAENLFCRNHIYLGTPIYNTVLHSLVESEESQMAIKMFKNMKSCGVPADAATYTIMIECCKILRCYRSACALVSMMLRDGFYPVTITYTALIKTLLEDDIIDEALNLLDQASSEGNKLDTLVFNTILRKACEKELIDVVEFLVEWMHQEKIRPDSGTCSCVFTAYTNCGFYSTAMEALQVLSMRIICDEDGSCSEKRKFEDDYIFAEDKGAESHIIQHFKDSKEDLAVALLNLRWCAVLGFPISWLPDQSPWAKRLSTNYTARIGAT; from the exons ATGAATTTGCAGATACAAATTGTTAAGGCTCTGAAATTGGGTAAAAGAGGCGAAGCCTCCAATCTTCTTTTGAGTCTAGGCCAGGGAAATGACGTTAAAGGAGCTGATGATTTCATGCATATTCTAAAGTACTGTGCCACGTCACCTGATCCTTTG TTTGTCATGGAAGCTTGGACAATAATGGATGAGAAAGAGATTAGTCTGAATAGCCTTTGCTCCGCACTAATGGTGGAAGCTCTATGTAATGGAGGATACTTGGAGGAG GCATTAAAGTTGATAAATTTTCTTAAAGAAAGTCATGGTATCTATCCGGTTCTACATGTCTACAACACTTTTTTGAAAGCTTGTACCAAAATGCAAAGTATGGTTTATGCCAATCAGTGTTTGGAATTGATGGATCGGCGAAAGGTGGGGAAGAATGAAGTTACATATGCACTGCTTCTCAAG CTTGCAGTTTGGCAACAAAACCTGTCTGTAGCCCATGAAGTTTGGAAGGACTATATCAAACACTACAGTCTGAGCATTATCCCTCTGCAAAAGTTTCTTTTGTCCTTTAGTAAGTTGGGAGATTTAAAATCTGCATGCAAGACATTGCAATATATGGTGGCTTTAGTCATCAGGGGAAAGGCTTCTGTTAATAAATCTATTAAGGGAAAGTTGTATTCTTCAGGATTGGACATTCCTATACCTTTGAACTGTGAATTAGGCTTGAAGAAACTTAATTTGAAGGAGAATGAACAGTCTGTCCCTTCCAGATACTGCGAGAATTTGGATGGCCATGTTGTTTTTGTGGATCAATGCACTAGTTTTGGCTTGGGTTTTGGAGAAACTAAGAGTGTTCCAGCGGATGGTCTTAATATTGATATAAGTACTCCTGTTATGGAGCTTTTGAGATGTTCGTTCACGAACTTGATATATGCTTGTGCAGAATTAAGAAATGGTGGCCTGGCTGAGCAGTTAGTCCTACAG ATGCAAAAATTGGGGTTTCAAATAAATAGCCATGTGTACGATGGCTTAATCAGAGCAATTGTTCCAGAAAGAGGTTTCAGCAGTGGGATGGAAATT TTGAAAAGTATGCAGCAGAGAAATTTAAAGCCATATGATCGCACTCTTGCAACCCTTTCAATAGGTTGTAGCAAGGCATTAGAATTGGGTTTAGCTGAGACTCTACTGGATCAAATATCTGTGTATTCACATCCACATGCTTTTAATGCTTTTCTTGCAGCATGTGACATTATG GATCAACCTGAAAATGCCGTGCTGATGCTAGCTAAAATGAAACATCTACAAGTCACGCCAAATATATGGACATATGAGCAGCTGTTTTCCTTATTTGGTAACGTGAATGCCCCATATGAAGAGGGCAACATGTTGTCACAGGTAGATGCTGCTAAACGGATTAAAGCTATAGAAATGGATATGGCGAACTATGGCATTCAGCACAGTTTTTTGTCAATGAATAACTTG CTGAAAGCCCTTGGAGCAGAAGGGATGACGAGAGAGCTGATCCATTATTTACATGTGGCAGAGAATCTTTTTTGTCGTAATCACATTTATCTGGGAACACCTATCTATAATACGGTGTTGCATTCACTTGTTGAGAGTGAGGAA AGCCAAATGGCAATTAAGATGTTTAAAAACATGAAGTCATGTGGTGTCCCAGCAGATGCTGCAACTTATACTATAATGATCGAGTGTTGTAAAATTCTCAGATGTTACAGATCTGCTTGTGCATTGGTTTCTATGATGTTGCGAGATGGCTTTTACCCTGTAACAATAACTTACACTGCTCTCATAAAG ACTTTGTTGGAAGATGATATCATTGATGAAGCACTGAATCTTTTGGATCAAGCCAGCTCAGAAGGGAATAAACTTGATACTTTAGTTTTCAATACCATTCTTCGAAAAGCCTGTGAAAAG GAACTGATTGATGTAGTTGAGTTTCTTGTTGAGTGGATGCACCAAGAAAAAATCCGGCCTGATTCAGGGACGTGCTCTTGTGTTTTCACTGCATATACGAACTGTGGTTTTTACAGCACAGCCATGGAAGCATTGCAGGTTTTGAGTATGCGTATAATATGTGACGAAGATGGAAGCTgttcagaaaagagaaaatttgaggACGACTATATCTTTGCTGAAGACAAGGGAGCTGAATCCCATATAATCCAGCATTTTAAAGATTCTAAAGAGGACTTGGCTGTTGCCCTACTGAATTTAAGATGGTGCGCGGTGCTTGGCTTCCCAATTTCTTGGTTGCCTGATCAAAGCCCGTGGGCAAAAAGACTCTCAACTAACTATACTGCCAGGATAGGAGCTACCTAA
- the LOC112173238 gene encoding O-fucosyltransferase 16 — MAPLRRRHHYYHRFRYLIPLISAVSGALLILFAVLFLFLAPTPFDVHQRQNDRVDDAIGDTVVFRVPSRGGRRSSDRDLWTSRNANLYYGCSDASKKFPKVEDVTHPNRYLAIATSGGLNQQRTGITDAVVAARILNASLVVPKLDQKSFWKDASEFSEIFDVDYFISYLSKDVKIIKRLPRKGGKTWTPYNMRVPRKCNEKCYQTRLVPVLLKKHAVQLTKFDYRLANRLGTDLQKLRCRVNYHALKFTEPIRKMGEKLVYRMRMKSKHYITLHLRFEPDMLAFSGCYYGGGDKERKELGAIRKRWKTLHISNPDKPRRHGRCPLTPEEVGLMLRALGYGSDVHIYVASGEVYGGEDTLAPLKALFPNFYSKETIATKEELEPFYSFSSRMAALDFIVCDESDVFVTNNNGNMAKILAGRRRYFGHKPTIRPNAKKLYRLFLSKENTTWEAFASSVRTYQRGFMGEPHEGRPGRGGFHENPSTCICENSQARVKRDVEPGKYGKGSNVPRKDEEVDVQDSEDDPEWPDSDEDEDLSVPLENDHFNRTTEDYDTVNSEEPELEELISD; from the exons ATGGCGCCACTGCGGCGGCGCCACCACTACTACCACCGCTTCCGGTACCTTATTCCGCTCATTTCCGCCGTCTCCGGCGCGCTTCTCATCCTCTTCGCCGTTCTCTTCTTGTTCCTCGCTCCTACTCCTTTCGATGTTCATCAACGTCAG AATGATCGGGTCGACGATGCGATTGGAGATACAGTAGTGTTTCGCGTCCCG AGTCGTGGCGGACGAAGATCCTCCGATCGTGATCTTTGGACTTCTAGGAATGCGAATCTCTACTATGGATGCAGCGATGCCAGCAAGAAGTTTCCGA AAGTTGAAGATGTCACGCATCCTAATAGGTATTTGGCAATTGCAACAAGTGGAGGCTTGAATCAACAAAGAACCGGG ATTACAGATGCTGTTGTTGCTGCTCGCATACTGAATGCTAGTCTTGTTGTTCCAAAGTTGGACCAGAAGTCTTTCTGGAAGGATGCAAG TGAGTTTTCAGAAATCTTTGATGTTGATTATTTTATATCATATCTGTCGAAAGATGTTAAAATCATTAAGCGACTCCCAAGAAAGGGTGGTAAAACATGGACTCCATACAATATGCGTGTCCCAAGGAAGTGTAATGAAAAATGTTATCAGACTCGTCTAGTGCCTGTTCTTTTGAAAAAGCAT GCTGTTCAGCTCACAAAGTTTGATTACAGACTTGCAAACAGGTTGGGTACAGATTTGCAAAAATTGAGATGCAGAGTGAATTATCATGCTTTAAAGTTTACTGAGCCAATACGGAAAATGGGTGAAAAGTTGGTTTATCGAATGAGGATGAAAAGCAAGCACTATATCACATTGCACCTGAG GTTTGAACCTGATATGCTTGCATTCTCTGGATGCTATTATGGTGGAGGAGACAAAGAAAGGAAAGAACTTGGTGCAATACGGAAGAGGTGGAAGACGTTACAT ATAAGCAACCCTGATAAGCCAAGGAGGCATGGGAGATGTCCCCTTACTCCAGAAGAAGTTGGTCTGATGTTGAGAGCACTTGGTTATGGCAGTGATGTTCATATTTATGTGGCATCAGGGGAAGTGTATGGTGGGGAAGACACATTGGCGCCCCTTAAAGCACTATTTCCCAACTTCTATTCAAAAGAGACAATAGCAACCAAAGAGGAGTTGGAACCATTCTATTCATTTTCTTCTCGCATGGCTGCTCTTGATTTTATAGTTTGTGATGAAAGTGATGTTTTTGTCACTAACAACAATGGTAATATGGCCAAAATATTAGCTGGACGAAG GAGATATTTTGGGCATAAGCCTACTATTCGTCCAAATGCTAAAAAACTTTATCGATTGTTCTTGAGCAAAGAGAACACAACTTGGGAAGCTTTTGCATCTAGTGTTCGTACTTACCAGAGAGGCTTTATGGGTGAGCCACATGAAGGGAGGCCAGGCAGGGGTGGGTTTCATGAGAACCCATCCACCTGCATATGTGAAAATTCTCAGGCTAGAGTCAAGAGAGATGTGGAACCTGGAAAATACGGCAAGGGTAGTAATGTACCAAGAAAAGATGAAGAAGTCGATGTCCAAGACTCGGAAGATGATCCAGAATGGCCCGACtctgatgaggatgaagatctAAGTGTCCCGCTGGAGAATGATCACTTTAACAGAACTACAGAGGATTATGATACGGTAAACTCAGAGGAACCTGAATTGGAGGAGCTTATTTCTGACTAG
- the LOC112172221 gene encoding pentatricopeptide repeat-containing protein At1g76280 isoform X2 translates to MHRALARIPLRSIAESFSHLHHGRRIVVAERLDYSRTLTISTGRDVLWNGAESTTMNLQIQIVKALKLGKRGEASNLLLSLGQGNDVKGADDFMHILKYCATSPDPLFVMEAWTIMDEKEISLNSLCSALMVEALCNGGYLEEALKLINFLKESHGIYPVLHVYNTFLKACTKMQSMVYANQCLELMDRRKVGKNEVTYALLLKLAVWQQNLSVAHEVWKDYIKHYSLSIIPLQKFLLSFSKLGDLKSACKTLQYMVALVIRGKASVNKSIKGKLYSSGLDIPIPLNCELGLKKLNLKENEQSVPSRYCENLDGHVVFVDQCTSFGLGFGETKSVPADGLNIDISTPVMELLRCSFTNLIYACAELRNGGLAEQLVLQMQKLGFQINSHVYDGLIRAIVPERGFSSGMEILKSMQQRNLKPYDRTLATLSIGCSKALELGLAETLLDQISVYSHPHAFNAFLAACDIMDQPENAVLMLAKMKHLQVTPNIWTYEQLFSLFGNVNAPYEEGNMLSQVDAAKRIKAIEMDMANYGIQHSFLSMNNLSQMAIKMFKNMKSCGVPADAATYTIMIECCKILRCYRSACALVSMMLRDGFYPVTITYTALIKTLLEDDIIDEALNLLDQASSEGNKLDTLVFNTILRKACEKELIDVVEFLVEWMHQEKIRPDSGTCSCVFTAYTNCGFYSTAMEALQVLSMRIICDEDGSCSEKRKFEDDYIFAEDKGAESHIIQHFKDSKEDLAVALLNLRWCAVLGFPISWLPDQSPWAKRLSTNYTARIGAT, encoded by the exons ATGCACAGAGCTCT GGCCAGGATTCCATTGCGCTCCATTGCAGAATCATTTTCACACCTCCACCAT GGACGAAGAATTGTTGTTGCTGAGAGACTGGACTATTCTCGAACTCTTACTATTTCAACTG GTCGAGATGTTTTATGGAATGGAGCAGAATCAACTACGATGAATTTGCAGATACAAATTGTTAAGGCTCTGAAATTGGGTAAAAGAGGCGAAGCCTCCAATCTTCTTTTGAGTCTAGGCCAGGGAAATGACGTTAAAGGAGCTGATGATTTCATGCATATTCTAAAGTACTGTGCCACGTCACCTGATCCTTTG TTTGTCATGGAAGCTTGGACAATAATGGATGAGAAAGAGATTAGTCTGAATAGCCTTTGCTCCGCACTAATGGTGGAAGCTCTATGTAATGGAGGATACTTGGAGGAG GCATTAAAGTTGATAAATTTTCTTAAAGAAAGTCATGGTATCTATCCGGTTCTACATGTCTACAACACTTTTTTGAAAGCTTGTACCAAAATGCAAAGTATGGTTTATGCCAATCAGTGTTTGGAATTGATGGATCGGCGAAAGGTGGGGAAGAATGAAGTTACATATGCACTGCTTCTCAAG CTTGCAGTTTGGCAACAAAACCTGTCTGTAGCCCATGAAGTTTGGAAGGACTATATCAAACACTACAGTCTGAGCATTATCCCTCTGCAAAAGTTTCTTTTGTCCTTTAGTAAGTTGGGAGATTTAAAATCTGCATGCAAGACATTGCAATATATGGTGGCTTTAGTCATCAGGGGAAAGGCTTCTGTTAATAAATCTATTAAGGGAAAGTTGTATTCTTCAGGATTGGACATTCCTATACCTTTGAACTGTGAATTAGGCTTGAAGAAACTTAATTTGAAGGAGAATGAACAGTCTGTCCCTTCCAGATACTGCGAGAATTTGGATGGCCATGTTGTTTTTGTGGATCAATGCACTAGTTTTGGCTTGGGTTTTGGAGAAACTAAGAGTGTTCCAGCGGATGGTCTTAATATTGATATAAGTACTCCTGTTATGGAGCTTTTGAGATGTTCGTTCACGAACTTGATATATGCTTGTGCAGAATTAAGAAATGGTGGCCTGGCTGAGCAGTTAGTCCTACAG ATGCAAAAATTGGGGTTTCAAATAAATAGCCATGTGTACGATGGCTTAATCAGAGCAATTGTTCCAGAAAGAGGTTTCAGCAGTGGGATGGAAATT TTGAAAAGTATGCAGCAGAGAAATTTAAAGCCATATGATCGCACTCTTGCAACCCTTTCAATAGGTTGTAGCAAGGCATTAGAATTGGGTTTAGCTGAGACTCTACTGGATCAAATATCTGTGTATTCACATCCACATGCTTTTAATGCTTTTCTTGCAGCATGTGACATTATG GATCAACCTGAAAATGCCGTGCTGATGCTAGCTAAAATGAAACATCTACAAGTCACGCCAAATATATGGACATATGAGCAGCTGTTTTCCTTATTTGGTAACGTGAATGCCCCATATGAAGAGGGCAACATGTTGTCACAGGTAGATGCTGCTAAACGGATTAAAGCTATAGAAATGGATATGGCGAACTATGGCATTCAGCACAGTTTTTTGTCAATGAATAACTTG AGCCAAATGGCAATTAAGATGTTTAAAAACATGAAGTCATGTGGTGTCCCAGCAGATGCTGCAACTTATACTATAATGATCGAGTGTTGTAAAATTCTCAGATGTTACAGATCTGCTTGTGCATTGGTTTCTATGATGTTGCGAGATGGCTTTTACCCTGTAACAATAACTTACACTGCTCTCATAAAG ACTTTGTTGGAAGATGATATCATTGATGAAGCACTGAATCTTTTGGATCAAGCCAGCTCAGAAGGGAATAAACTTGATACTTTAGTTTTCAATACCATTCTTCGAAAAGCCTGTGAAAAG GAACTGATTGATGTAGTTGAGTTTCTTGTTGAGTGGATGCACCAAGAAAAAATCCGGCCTGATTCAGGGACGTGCTCTTGTGTTTTCACTGCATATACGAACTGTGGTTTTTACAGCACAGCCATGGAAGCATTGCAGGTTTTGAGTATGCGTATAATATGTGACGAAGATGGAAGCTgttcagaaaagagaaaatttgaggACGACTATATCTTTGCTGAAGACAAGGGAGCTGAATCCCATATAATCCAGCATTTTAAAGATTCTAAAGAGGACTTGGCTGTTGCCCTACTGAATTTAAGATGGTGCGCGGTGCTTGGCTTCCCAATTTCTTGGTTGCCTGATCAAAGCCCGTGGGCAAAAAGACTCTCAACTAACTATACTGCCAGGATAGGAGCTACCTAA